The following proteins come from a genomic window of Miscanthus floridulus cultivar M001 chromosome 2, ASM1932011v1, whole genome shotgun sequence:
- the LOC136521443 gene encoding putative linoleate 9S-lipoxygenase 3 — MLSGIIDGLTGANKQARLKGTVVLMRKNVLDLNDFGATVIDSISEFLGKGVTCQLINSTLVDANNGNRGRVGAEANLEQWLTSLPSRTTGESKFGVTFNWEVEKLGVPGAVIVKNHHTAEFFLKTITLDDVPGSGTVTFVANSWVYPVGKYRYNRVFFSNDTYLPSQMPAALKPYRDDELRNLRGDDQQGPYQEHDRLYRYDVYNDLGKPDGGNPRPVLGGSADHPYPRRCRTGRKPTNTDPNSESRLSLVEQIYVPRDERFGHLKMSDFLGYSIKAITQGIIPAVRTYVDTSPGEFDSFQDIINLYEGGIKLPKIQALEDMRKLFPLQLVKDLLPAGGDYLLKLPIPEIIKEDKNAWRTDEEFAREVLAGVNPMVITRLTEFPPKSTLDPSKYGDHTSTITAEHIEKNLEGLTVQQALDGNRLYILDHHDRFMPFLIAVNNLEGNFIYATRTLFFMRGDGRLAPLAIELSEPYIDGGLTKAKSKVYTPASTGVEAWVWQLAKAYVAVNDSGWHQLISHWLNTHAVMEPFVIATNRQLSVTHPVHKLLHPHFRDTMTINALARQTLINGGGIFEMTVFPGKYALAMSSAVYKSWNFTEQGLPADLVKRGVAVADPSSPYKVRLLIQDYPYASDGLAIWHAIEQWVGEYLAIYYPDDAALRGDEELQAWWKEVREVGHGDLKDAPWWPEMQAVSELASACTTIIWIASALHAAVNFGQYPYAGYLPNRPTVSRRRMPAPGSKEYEELERDPERGFIHTITSQIQTIIGISLIEILSKHSSDEVYLGQRDTPEWTSDARAQAAFKRFSDALVEIEGKVVGENRDTQLKNRNGPAEFPYMLLYPNTSDHSGAAAGLTAKGIPNSISI; from the exons ATGCTGAGCGGGATCATCGACGGGCTGACGGGGGCGAACAAGCAGGCGCGGCTCAAGGGCACGGTGGTGCTCATGCGCAAGAACGTGCTCGACCTCAACGACTTCGGCGCCACTGTCATCGACAGCATCAGCGAGTTCCTCGGCAAGGGGGTCACCTGCCAGCTCATCAACTCCACCCTCGTCGACGCCA ACAACGGCAACCGCGGGCGGGTCGGGGCGGAGGCGAACCTGGAGCAGTGGCTGACGAGCCTGCCGTCGCGGACGACCGGCGAGTCCAAGTTCGGCGTGACGTTCAACTGGGAGGTGGAGAAGCTGGGCGTGCCGGGGGCGGTCATCGTCAAGAACCACCACACCGCCGAGTTCTTCCTCAAGACCATCACGCTCGACGACGTCCCCGGCAGCGGCACCGTCACCTTCGTCGCCAACTCATGGGTCTACCCTGTGGGCAAGTACCGCTACAACCGCGTCTTCTTCTCCAACGAT ACGTACCTGCCGAGCCAGATGCCGGCGGCGCTGAAGCCCTACCGCGACGACGAGCTACGCAACCTCCGGGGCGACGACCAGCAGGGCCCCTACCAGGAGCACGACCGCTTGTACCGCTACGACGTCTACAACGACCTCGGCAAGCCTGACGGCGGCAACCCGCGCCCCGTCCTCGGCGGCTCCGCCGACCACCCCTACCCGCGCCGCTGCCGCACTGGCCGCAAGCCCACCAACACCG ACCCCAACTCGGAGAGCCGGCTGTCGCTGGTGGAGCAGATCTACGTGCCGCGGGACGAGCGGTTCGGCCACCTCAAGATGTCCGACTTCCTGGGCTACTCCATCAAGGCGATCACGCAGGGGATCATCCCGGCGGTGCGCACGTACGTGGACACCAGCCCCGGCGAGTTCGACTCCTTCCAGGACATCATCAACCTGTACGAGGGCGGGATCAAGCTGCCCAAGATCCAGGCGCTCGAGGACATGCGCAAGCTCTTCCCGCTCCAGCTCGTCAAGGACCTCCTCCCCGCCGGCGGCGACTACCTGCTCAAGCTCCCCATCCCGGAGATCATCAAAG AGGACAAGAATGCGTGGAGGACCGACGAGGAGTTCGCGCGGGAGGTGCTCGCCGGCGTCAACCCGATGGTGATCACGCGCCTCACG GAGTTCCCGCCGAAGAGCACGCTCGATCCCAGCAAGTACGGCGACCACACCAGCACGATCACGGCGGAGCACATCGAGAAGAACCTGGAGGGCCTCACGGTCCAGCAGGCGCTGGACGGCAACAGGCTCTACATCCTGGACCACCACGACCGGTTCATGCCGTTCCTGATCGCCGTCAACAACCTGGAGGGCAACTTCATCTACGCCACCAGGACGCTCTTCTTCATGCGCGGCGACGGCAGGCTCGCGCCGCTCGCCATCGAGCTCAGCGAGCCGTACATCGACGGAGGCCTCACCAAGGCCAAGAGCAAGGTCTACACGCCGGCGTCCACAGGCGTCGAGGCCTGGGTGTGGCAGCTCGCCAAGGCCTATGTCGCCGTTAACGACTCCGGCTGGCACCAGCTGATCAGCCACTG GCTGAACACGCACGCGGTGATGGAACCGTTCGTGATCGCGACGAACCGGCAGCTGAGCGTGACGCACCCGGTGCACAAGCTCCTGCACCCGCACTTCCGCGACACCATGACCATCAACGCGCTGGCGCGGCAGACGCTCATCAACGGCGGCGGCATCTTCGAGATGACCGTGTTCCCGGGCAAGTACGCGCTGGCCATGTCCTCCGCGGTGTACAAGAGCTGGAACTTCACGGAGCAGGGCCTCCCCGCCGACCTCGTCAAGCGGGGCGTGGCGGTGGCGGACCCGTCGAGCCCCTACAAGGTGCGGCTGCTGATCCAGGACTACCCGTACGCGAGCGACGGACTGGCGATCTGGCACGCCATCGAGCAGTGGGTGGGCGAGTACCTGGCCATCTACTACCCCGACGACGCCGCGCTGCGGGGAGACGAGGAGCTGCAGGCGTGGTGGAAGGAGGTGCGCGAGGTCGGGCACGGCGACCTCAAGGACGCGCCGTGGTGGCCCGAGATGCAGGCCGTGTCGGAGCTCGCCAGCGCCTGCACCACCATCATCTGGATCGCGTCGGCGCTGCACGCCGCCGTGAACTTCGGCCAGTACCCGTACGCGGGGTACCTCCCGAACCGGCCCACGGTGAGCCGGCGCCGGATGCCGGCGCCGGGCAGCAAGGAGTACGAGGAGCTGGAGCGCGACCCGGAGCGCGGCTTCATCCACACCATCACGAGCCAGATCCAGACCATCATCGGCATCTCGCTCATCGAGATCCTCTCCAAGCACTCCTCCGACGAGGTGTACCTCGGGCAGCGCGACACCCCCGAGTGGACCTCCGACGCCAGAGCGCAGGCGGCGTTCAAGCGGTTCAGCGACGCGCTGGTGGAGATCGAGGGCAAGGTGGT